One region of Ictalurus furcatus strain D&B chromosome 17, Billie_1.0, whole genome shotgun sequence genomic DNA includes:
- the sytl2b gene encoding synaptotagmin-like protein 2 isoform X3: MIDLSYLTEEEQEAIMAVLQRDAELKKAEEERVKHLQKQGPEEGKLKYITGEWFYEAKSQRHQDRIHGSDIIMASMKQKKPMTLEFLTQSWREQPSKTNNDLLTPQPKSTDHLKERRRTDTQQERVNRQRHNPFNNVPLDLDFDPTNGGSVPELKNPPAEVLPSLETHEGSEIEAKTKVDDILQETAPRQKPVPKKRTKLFKLENSVADSTSSTSTQSVSTSSSVSTQSVSTSSSNKSPVSTQSMSTSSDSRSTLSTQSMSTNSEIRSLPPKSILKHSSSCSSNDSNIKSQLPQPLKSLSRFSTKTGPEQILEENAITQERIEESSLNLKDKEALKPTSPLKSTFPKSRLPVRSSLLLNNPTQTAQEKPKIQPRLSLSSSTQSNDEEKTTDILHTKQKCENSLNWSVSAETEKQNIADGVMKEPLSNPRTRLWSPFESLLAKPLNESTTIEILPKNLEKDDSKTSTKEHEKTEEKGAHPLNNTAQFVYEASNPTNATNKTDASPVAHESDYRPRPFNKKITRDTNMKTVDCKDPLMVNCHSHKASEGQGDSIAKVLEWFSRSSDSSDQHDCEDIMQNTEDDINIEDIDIEDEINSRPKPENNVYLIIPRHRDEDTAMMNDIFFKERDLAVELNVDKKEPSINSQNVKDLIVQTKPLNREALPAMGSSTLFSHRSPQDTSNRLLDPQKTSPKEKVLETVSKKEESRNADKTGIPDSKPTQHELADLEESHSPEIADLRSLCDRGTTEVSRMLVSKPNINSEKENLDQNNAVRKVTEYEEEPTKVDIIPKYSVLENKEQSQLKDISNVDEIQADDITYEHLNKKEASVRDKAKDMQAPMSNINQMKDIMALRTTSDKDGTKLLGQKSLSSLDFGLQIGDHSNENVGENVNSSEEGRTTAAVLDQKVKTEEKDSQLKPPPTSGVHSQQQNPLPLAKQSRQQQDIRAERIKELKSFWEREKLQSKICMKSTAANDTNSSVTSTKLNKRFTKSEYDLRSIGKESEAETANFTVLPLRDRIEKAVTGEGMNRVQFKMLRDFWAGTSKQSSNFENKIQNPLSHEVSHGKTHEKVTHHELMDAKHSLSQNVCPNQSDKGFGNDSENAMPPKTDRGLQSPLKEKTVVKHPDTGTTANLYISPAEPAVLRSSHCPQPNSGSQLSPKDPASRKSPGMLNKESLQHTRGSGKGRVNSLRRATSMFAINMESQDQDLPLQSKKISETLLPQLGHTTESTVVPSTKTPEANLEVKKSPEITKSKHKAIDKSTSEDSDSQPLARSFVPRDYQHYLGITENRSKHISPQVKEQISELVCTSFQTGSVRCSPEQADTPLDSAELCTSRGSMGLRPSAHAGEEVNPETLIRVDSFSGASGNCENSVTEGSLVQEVLRRAATRPVYHKSLEDITAVPRQTRKSKHVDDFMPSSYALSSTPSPSSSSFSDKEHLRKISKSVPSFLENENDGDVSDSECSSHSGKHWKNSSPQAKLNSNLRTSTVSSMSGSIMSISSADFANVNVQGTIQFSINYVQKLREFHIFVVQCQNLAAVDVKRNRSDPYVKSYLIPDTAHLGKRKTSVKKKTLNPTYNEILRYRVQMDYLKTQILNLSVWHNDTFGRNSFLGETEIELFKWDFGNPRINCLSLKPRTRSSILPIDDRGEMRLAVRFLPHISLSKSVLGSGEIHIWVRDCKNLPPIRGVTINPYVKCFVLPDTSKKSCQKTRLLKRTASPVFNHTMVYDGFRTEDLKEACVELTVWDHERLADHLVGGLRLGLGSGQSYGANVDWMDSTDKEVALWQRMMDSPNEWVEDVLPLRMVMTAKNT; this comes from the exons ATGATAGACCTGAGCTACCTGActgaggaggagcaggaggcgATTATGGCGGTGTTACAGAGGGACGCGGAGCTGAAGAAGGCAGAGGAAGAACGAGTCAA GCATTTGCAAAAGCAAGGCCCTGAGGAGGGCAAATTGAAGTACATCACAGGGGAGTGGTTTTATGAGGCAAAGTCTCAGAGACACCAGGACAGAATTCACGGCTCAGATATCATCATGGCTTCCATGAAACAGAAGAAACCCATGACATTAG AGTTTTTGACACAGTCATGGAGAGAGCAACCCAGTAAAACTAATAACGATCTCTTGACACCACAACCAAAATCAACAGACCATCTAAAGGAAAG GAGACGAACAGACACTCAGCAAGAAAGAGTAAACAGG CAAAGACACAATCCATTTAATAATGTGCCACTTGATCTAGACTTTGATCCAACTAATGGAGGCTCAGTGCCTGAACTTAAGAATCCACCAG CAGAAGTGCTACCTTCACTAGAGACTCATGAAGGATCAGAAATAGAAGCCAAGACCAAAGTGGATGATATTTTACAAGAAACAGCCCCTCGTCAAAAACCTGTgccaaaaaaaagaacgaaGCTTTTTAAGCTCGAGAACTCAGTTGCGGACAGCACCAGCTCTACCTCCACCCAGAGTGTGTCTACAAGTTCTTCTGTATCCACACAAAGTGTGTCTACAAGCTCCAGCAACAAGTCCCCTGTGTCCACCCAGAGCATGTCTACAAGCTCAGACAGCAGGTCTACTCTGTCCACTCAGAGCATGTCTACAAACTCAGAAATCAGATCCCTTCCACCAAAAAGTATCCTCAAACACAGTTCCAGCTGCAGCTCCAATGACTCCAACATCAAAAGCCAGCTACCTCAACCACTGAAATCCCTCAGTAGGTTTTCCACAAAGACTGGTCCTGAACAAATTCTTGAAGAGAATGCAATAACCCAGGAGAGGATAGAAGAGTCTTCTCTCAATTTAAAAGACAAAGAAGCATTGAAGCCCACTTCACCACTGAAGTCTACCTTTCCAAAGTCACGACTGCCAGTCCGATCCTCATTGCTGTTAAATAATCCAACACAGACAGCTCAAGAGAAGCCAAAAATTCAGCCACGACTGAGTCTGAGTTCTAGCACACAGTCaaatgatgaagaaaaaacaacagacaTACTGCATACAAagcaaaaatgtgaaaatagttTAAATTGGTCAGTCTctgcagaaacagaaaaacaaaatatagcTGATGGTGTAATGAAAGAACCTCTGTCCAATCCTAGAACAAGGCTCTGGTCACCATTTGAATCCCTGTTAGCCAAGCCATTAAATGAGAGCACTACCATTGAAATCTTACCTAAGAACCTGGAGAAAGACGACAGTAAGACATCCACGAAGGAACATgaaaagacagaagaaaaaGGGGCCCATCCTTTGAACAACACAG CTCAATTTGTATATGAAGCCAGCAACCCAACTAATGCCACCAATAAGACTGATGCTTCACCTGTGGCACATGAAAGTGACTACAGGCCACGTCCATTCAATAAAAAGATAACtagagacacaaacatgaaaACAGTGGATTGCAAAGATCCTCTCATGGTGAATTGCCATTCTCACAAAGCCTCTGAAGGACAGGGAGACTCCATTGCTAAAGTTCTAGAATGGTTCAGCAGGAGCTCAGACAGCAGTGATCAACATGACTGTGAGGACATTATGCAAAACACTGAGGATGATATCAATATAGAGGACATTGACATCGAAGATGAGATCAATTCAAGACCCAAACCAGAGAACAATGTTTACTTGATCATTCCAAGACATAGGGATGAGGATACTGCTATGatgaatgatatatttttcaaaGAGAGAGATTTAGCAGTAGAGCTGAATGTGGATAAGAAAGAGCCTTCTATAAATTCTCAGAATGTTAAGGATCTAATTGTTCAGACTAAGCCACTGAACAGGGAAGCACTTCCTGCCATGGGATCATCCACTCTATTCAGCCACAGATCACCACAGGACACCTCTAATAGACTGTTAGACCCTCAAAAAACAAGTCCAAAAGAGAAAGTGCTAGAGACAGTtagcaaaaaagaagaaagcagaAATGCTGACAAGACAGGAATTCCAGACAGTAAACCCACTCAACATGAACTGGCAGACCTTGAGGAGAGTCATTCACCAGAAATTGCCGATTTGAGGTCACTGTGTGATAGAGGTACCACTGAGGTATCAAGGATGCTAGTGAGTAAACCAAACATAAATTCTGAAAAGGAAAATCTTGACCAAAATAATGCTGTCAGGAAGGTGACTGAGTATGAAGAGGAACCAACCAAAGTTGACATTATTCCAAAATATTCTGTACTTGAGAACAAGGAACAATCACAGCTAAAGGACATTTCTAATGTAGATGAGATACAAGCTGATGACATCACCtatgaacatttaaataaaaaagaagctaGTGTCAGAGATAAAGCAAAAGATATGCAAGCACCAATGAGTAATATAAATCAAATGAAAGATATAATGGCTCTGAGAACCACCTCAGACAAAGATGGTACGAAACTTTTGGGCCAAAAATCCTTATCTTCACTAGACTTTGGGCTCCAGATAGGAGACCACAGCAATGAAAATGTTGGAGAAAATGTTAATAGTAGTGAGGAAGGACGTACGACTGCAGCAGTACTAGACCAAAAAGTAAAGACAGAGGAAAAAGATTCACAGCTAAAACCTCCACCAACATCTGGTGTTCACTCACAGCAACAAAATCCTCTCCCATTagcaaagcaaagcaggcaGCAACAAGACATCAGGGCAGAAAGGATAAAAGAGCTCAAATCATTCTGGGAAAGAGAGAAATTGCAATCAAAGATATGTATGAAATCAACAGCAGCAAATGACACAAACTCATCTGTGACATCTACAAAGCTGAATAAAAGGTTCACCAAATCAGAATATGATCTTAGATCCATTGGCAAAGAATCAGAGGCAGAAACTGCGAATTTTACAGTTCTTCCACTACGAGACAGAATAGAGAAGGCAGTCACAGGAGAAGGTATGAACAGAGTACAGTTCAAGATGCTCCGTGACTTCTGGGCAGGAACTAGCAAACAGTCATccaattttgaaaacaaaattcaaaACCCATTAAGTCATGAAGTTAGTCATGGAAAAACTCATGAAAAGGTAACTCATCATGAACTAATGGATGCAAAGCACTCTTTGAGTCAAAATGTTTGCCCAAACCAGTCAGATAAAGGGTTTGGAAATGATAGTGAAAATGCTATGCCTccaaagacagacagagggcTCCAATCACCTTTAAAAGAGAAAACTGTTGTCaaacatcctgatactggtacCACAGCTAACTTGTACATCTCTCCAGCTGAGCCAGCTGTTCTGAGATCATCCCATTGTCCTCAGCCAAATAGTGGCTCACAGTTATCTCCAAAAGATCCAGCATCTCGTAAATCTCCAGGGATGCTCAATAAAGAATCACTGCAGCACACTAGAGGTAGTGGCAAAGGAAGAGTAAATTCACTTCGACGTGCCACCAGCATGTTTGCAATAAACATGGAAAGTCAAGATCAAGATTTACCCTTGCAGTCCAAGAAAATATCTGAGACACTCCTCCCACAGCTTGGACATACAACAGAAAGTACAGTGGTACCATCCACAAAAACACCAGAAGCTAATTTAGAGGTGAAAAAGTCTCCAGAAATCACCAAGAGTAAGCATAAAGCCATTGACAAAAGCACTTCTGAGGATTCTGATTCTCAACCACTTGCCAGGTCTTTTGTTCCACGAGACTACCAGCATTACCTGGGAATCACAGAAAACAGAAGCAAGCACATTTCTCCCCAAGTTAAAGAGCAGATAAGTGAATTAGTCTGCACCTCATTTCAGACAGGTAGCGTGAGGTGCTCTCCTGAGCAAGCTGACACTCCCCTAGACTCTGCAGAACTTTGTACCAGCAGAGGGAGCATGGGACTGCGACCTAGTGCACATGCTGGTGAAGAGGTCAATCCTGAGACCTTAATCAGAGTTGATTCCTTCTCTGGGGCAAGTGGGAACTGTGAGAACT CAGTCACTGAGGGGAGCCTAGTTCAGGAAGTGCTGAGACGGGCGGCCACTAGACCTGTATACCATAAAAGCCTCGAAGACATTACTGCAGTACCAA GACAAACTAGAAAAAGTAAACACGTGGATGACTTCATGCCTAGCAGCTACGCAC TCTCCAGCACTCCATCACCATCCTCATCTTCCTTCTCAGATAAGGAGCACTTGAGGAAAATCAGCAAATCTGTTCCTTCTTTCCTGGAGAATGAG AATGATGGAGATGTGAGTGACTCAGAGTGCAGCTCCCACAGTGGCAAGCACTGGAAGAACAGCAGCCCCCAAGCTAAACTTAACAGCAACTTGCGAACGTCCACAGTCTCTTCG ATGAGCGGGAGCATAATGAGCATTTCCAGTGCAGACTTTGCAAATGTTAACGTTCAAGGGACCATCCAGTTTTCAATCAACTATGTCCAGAAGTTGAGGGAGTTCCACATCTTTGTAGTTCAGTGCCAAAATCTGGCTGCAGTAGATGTGAAGAGGAATCGATCTGACCC GTATGTTAAAAGTTATCTTATACCTGACACCGCCCAtttgggaaaaagaaaaacatcagtgAAAAAGAAGACCTTGAACCCAACATATAATGAGATTCTAAGG TATAGAGTTCAAATGGATTACCTAAAAACCCAGATCCTTAACCTGTCTGTTTGGCACAATGACACATTTGGTCGCAACAGCTTCctgggagagacagagattgaACTTTTCAAGTGGGACTTTGGAAACCCTCGGATTAACTGCTTATCCCTCAAACCAAGG ACCAGGAGTAGCATTCTGCCCATAGATGATAGAGGCGAAATGAGACTGGCCGTACGGTTCTTACCTCACATCTCCCTCT CAAAATCAGTCCTAGGCTCAGGTGAAATTCACATCTGGGTCAGAGACTGCAAGAACCTTCCTCCGATCCGAGGTGTAACTATAAACCCATATGTGAAATG TTTTGTGCTGCCAGATACCAGCAAAAAGAGCTGCCAGAAGACACGGTTGTTAAAGAGGACAGCAAGTCCTGTGTTTAACCACACAATGGTGTATGATggattcaggacagaggacctGAAGGAGGCCTGTGTGGAGCTCACAGTGTGGGACCATGAACGACTGGCTGATCACCTGGTGGGAGGACTGAGACTTGGCCTGGGATCAG GGCAGAGTTATGGGGCAAACGTGGACTGGATGGACTCCACTGATAAGGAGGTGGCATTATGGCAAAGAATGATGGATTCGCCAAATGAGTGGGTGGAGGATGTGTTGCCTTTGAGAATGGTGATGACAgcaaaaaatacttaa
- the sytl2b gene encoding synaptotagmin-like protein 2 isoform X2, which translates to MIDLSYLTEEEQEAIMAVLQRDAELKKAEEERVKHLQKQGPEEGKLKYITGEWFYEAKSQRHQDRIHGSDIIMASMKQKKPMTLEFLTQSWREQPSKTNNDLLTPQPKSTDHLKESNRRRTDTQQERVNRQRHNPFNNVPLDLDFDPTNGGSVPELKNPPEVLPSLETHEGSEIEAKTKVDDILQETAPRQKPVPKKRTKLFKLENSVADSTSSTSTQSVSTSSSVSTQSVSTSSSNKSPVSTQSMSTSSDSRSTLSTQSMSTNSEIRSLPPKSILKHSSSCSSNDSNIKSQLPQPLKSLSRFSTKTGPEQILEENAITQERIEESSLNLKDKEALKPTSPLKSTFPKSRLPVRSSLLLNNPTQTAQEKPKIQPRLSLSSSTQSNDEEKTTDILHTKQKCENSLNWSVSAETEKQNIADGVMKEPLSNPRTRLWSPFESLLAKPLNESTTIEILPKNLEKDDSKTSTKEHEKTEEKGAHPLNNTAQFVYEASNPTNATNKTDASPVAHESDYRPRPFNKKITRDTNMKTVDCKDPLMVNCHSHKASEGQGDSIAKVLEWFSRSSDSSDQHDCEDIMQNTEDDINIEDIDIEDEINSRPKPENNVYLIIPRHRDEDTAMMNDIFFKERDLAVELNVDKKEPSINSQNVKDLIVQTKPLNREALPAMGSSTLFSHRSPQDTSNRLLDPQKTSPKEKVLETVSKKEESRNADKTGIPDSKPTQHELADLEESHSPEIADLRSLCDRGTTEVSRMLVSKPNINSEKENLDQNNAVRKVTEYEEEPTKVDIIPKYSVLENKEQSQLKDISNVDEIQADDITYEHLNKKEASVRDKAKDMQAPMSNINQMKDIMALRTTSDKDGTKLLGQKSLSSLDFGLQIGDHSNENVGENVNSSEEGRTTAAVLDQKVKTEEKDSQLKPPPTSGVHSQQQNPLPLAKQSRQQQDIRAERIKELKSFWEREKLQSKICMKSTAANDTNSSVTSTKLNKRFTKSEYDLRSIGKESEAETANFTVLPLRDRIEKAVTGEGMNRVQFKMLRDFWAGTSKQSSNFENKIQNPLSHEVSHGKTHEKVTHHELMDAKHSLSQNVCPNQSDKGFGNDSENAMPPKTDRGLQSPLKEKTVVKHPDTGTTANLYISPAEPAVLRSSHCPQPNSGSQLSPKDPASRKSPGMLNKESLQHTRGSGKGRVNSLRRATSMFAINMESQDQDLPLQSKKISETLLPQLGHTTESTVVPSTKTPEANLEVKKSPEITKSKHKAIDKSTSEDSDSQPLARSFVPRDYQHYLGITENRSKHISPQVKEQISELVCTSFQTGSVRCSPEQADTPLDSAELCTSRGSMGLRPSAHAGEEVNPETLIRVDSFSGASGNCENSVTEGSLVQEVLRRAATRPVYHKSLEDITAVPRQTRKSKHVDDFMPSSYALSSTPSPSSSSFSDKEHLRKISKSVPSFLENENDGDVSDSECSSHSGKHWKNSSPQAKLNSNLRTSTVSSMSGSIMSISSADFANVNVQGTIQFSINYVQKLREFHIFVVQCQNLAAVDVKRNRSDPYVKSYLIPDTAHLGKRKTSVKKKTLNPTYNEILRYRVQMDYLKTQILNLSVWHNDTFGRNSFLGETEIELFKWDFGNPRINCLSLKPRTRSSILPIDDRGEMRLAVRFLPHISLSKSVLGSGEIHIWVRDCKNLPPIRGVTINPYVKCFVLPDTSKKSCQKTRLLKRTASPVFNHTMVYDGFRTEDLKEACVELTVWDHERLADHLVGGLRLGLGSGQSYGANVDWMDSTDKEVALWQRMMDSPNEWVEDVLPLRMVMTAKNT; encoded by the exons ATGATAGACCTGAGCTACCTGActgaggaggagcaggaggcgATTATGGCGGTGTTACAGAGGGACGCGGAGCTGAAGAAGGCAGAGGAAGAACGAGTCAA GCATTTGCAAAAGCAAGGCCCTGAGGAGGGCAAATTGAAGTACATCACAGGGGAGTGGTTTTATGAGGCAAAGTCTCAGAGACACCAGGACAGAATTCACGGCTCAGATATCATCATGGCTTCCATGAAACAGAAGAAACCCATGACATTAG AGTTTTTGACACAGTCATGGAGAGAGCAACCCAGTAAAACTAATAACGATCTCTTGACACCACAACCAAAATCAACAGACCATCTAAAGGAAAG TAACAGGAGACGAACAGACACTCAGCAAGAAAGAGTAAACAGG CAAAGACACAATCCATTTAATAATGTGCCACTTGATCTAGACTTTGATCCAACTAATGGAGGCTCAGTGCCTGAACTTAAGAATCCACCAG AAGTGCTACCTTCACTAGAGACTCATGAAGGATCAGAAATAGAAGCCAAGACCAAAGTGGATGATATTTTACAAGAAACAGCCCCTCGTCAAAAACCTGTgccaaaaaaaagaacgaaGCTTTTTAAGCTCGAGAACTCAGTTGCGGACAGCACCAGCTCTACCTCCACCCAGAGTGTGTCTACAAGTTCTTCTGTATCCACACAAAGTGTGTCTACAAGCTCCAGCAACAAGTCCCCTGTGTCCACCCAGAGCATGTCTACAAGCTCAGACAGCAGGTCTACTCTGTCCACTCAGAGCATGTCTACAAACTCAGAAATCAGATCCCTTCCACCAAAAAGTATCCTCAAACACAGTTCCAGCTGCAGCTCCAATGACTCCAACATCAAAAGCCAGCTACCTCAACCACTGAAATCCCTCAGTAGGTTTTCCACAAAGACTGGTCCTGAACAAATTCTTGAAGAGAATGCAATAACCCAGGAGAGGATAGAAGAGTCTTCTCTCAATTTAAAAGACAAAGAAGCATTGAAGCCCACTTCACCACTGAAGTCTACCTTTCCAAAGTCACGACTGCCAGTCCGATCCTCATTGCTGTTAAATAATCCAACACAGACAGCTCAAGAGAAGCCAAAAATTCAGCCACGACTGAGTCTGAGTTCTAGCACACAGTCaaatgatgaagaaaaaacaacagacaTACTGCATACAAagcaaaaatgtgaaaatagttTAAATTGGTCAGTCTctgcagaaacagaaaaacaaaatatagcTGATGGTGTAATGAAAGAACCTCTGTCCAATCCTAGAACAAGGCTCTGGTCACCATTTGAATCCCTGTTAGCCAAGCCATTAAATGAGAGCACTACCATTGAAATCTTACCTAAGAACCTGGAGAAAGACGACAGTAAGACATCCACGAAGGAACATgaaaagacagaagaaaaaGGGGCCCATCCTTTGAACAACACAG CTCAATTTGTATATGAAGCCAGCAACCCAACTAATGCCACCAATAAGACTGATGCTTCACCTGTGGCACATGAAAGTGACTACAGGCCACGTCCATTCAATAAAAAGATAACtagagacacaaacatgaaaACAGTGGATTGCAAAGATCCTCTCATGGTGAATTGCCATTCTCACAAAGCCTCTGAAGGACAGGGAGACTCCATTGCTAAAGTTCTAGAATGGTTCAGCAGGAGCTCAGACAGCAGTGATCAACATGACTGTGAGGACATTATGCAAAACACTGAGGATGATATCAATATAGAGGACATTGACATCGAAGATGAGATCAATTCAAGACCCAAACCAGAGAACAATGTTTACTTGATCATTCCAAGACATAGGGATGAGGATACTGCTATGatgaatgatatatttttcaaaGAGAGAGATTTAGCAGTAGAGCTGAATGTGGATAAGAAAGAGCCTTCTATAAATTCTCAGAATGTTAAGGATCTAATTGTTCAGACTAAGCCACTGAACAGGGAAGCACTTCCTGCCATGGGATCATCCACTCTATTCAGCCACAGATCACCACAGGACACCTCTAATAGACTGTTAGACCCTCAAAAAACAAGTCCAAAAGAGAAAGTGCTAGAGACAGTtagcaaaaaagaagaaagcagaAATGCTGACAAGACAGGAATTCCAGACAGTAAACCCACTCAACATGAACTGGCAGACCTTGAGGAGAGTCATTCACCAGAAATTGCCGATTTGAGGTCACTGTGTGATAGAGGTACCACTGAGGTATCAAGGATGCTAGTGAGTAAACCAAACATAAATTCTGAAAAGGAAAATCTTGACCAAAATAATGCTGTCAGGAAGGTGACTGAGTATGAAGAGGAACCAACCAAAGTTGACATTATTCCAAAATATTCTGTACTTGAGAACAAGGAACAATCACAGCTAAAGGACATTTCTAATGTAGATGAGATACAAGCTGATGACATCACCtatgaacatttaaataaaaaagaagctaGTGTCAGAGATAAAGCAAAAGATATGCAAGCACCAATGAGTAATATAAATCAAATGAAAGATATAATGGCTCTGAGAACCACCTCAGACAAAGATGGTACGAAACTTTTGGGCCAAAAATCCTTATCTTCACTAGACTTTGGGCTCCAGATAGGAGACCACAGCAATGAAAATGTTGGAGAAAATGTTAATAGTAGTGAGGAAGGACGTACGACTGCAGCAGTACTAGACCAAAAAGTAAAGACAGAGGAAAAAGATTCACAGCTAAAACCTCCACCAACATCTGGTGTTCACTCACAGCAACAAAATCCTCTCCCATTagcaaagcaaagcaggcaGCAACAAGACATCAGGGCAGAAAGGATAAAAGAGCTCAAATCATTCTGGGAAAGAGAGAAATTGCAATCAAAGATATGTATGAAATCAACAGCAGCAAATGACACAAACTCATCTGTGACATCTACAAAGCTGAATAAAAGGTTCACCAAATCAGAATATGATCTTAGATCCATTGGCAAAGAATCAGAGGCAGAAACTGCGAATTTTACAGTTCTTCCACTACGAGACAGAATAGAGAAGGCAGTCACAGGAGAAGGTATGAACAGAGTACAGTTCAAGATGCTCCGTGACTTCTGGGCAGGAACTAGCAAACAGTCATccaattttgaaaacaaaattcaaaACCCATTAAGTCATGAAGTTAGTCATGGAAAAACTCATGAAAAGGTAACTCATCATGAACTAATGGATGCAAAGCACTCTTTGAGTCAAAATGTTTGCCCAAACCAGTCAGATAAAGGGTTTGGAAATGATAGTGAAAATGCTATGCCTccaaagacagacagagggcTCCAATCACCTTTAAAAGAGAAAACTGTTGTCaaacatcctgatactggtacCACAGCTAACTTGTACATCTCTCCAGCTGAGCCAGCTGTTCTGAGATCATCCCATTGTCCTCAGCCAAATAGTGGCTCACAGTTATCTCCAAAAGATCCAGCATCTCGTAAATCTCCAGGGATGCTCAATAAAGAATCACTGCAGCACACTAGAGGTAGTGGCAAAGGAAGAGTAAATTCACTTCGACGTGCCACCAGCATGTTTGCAATAAACATGGAAAGTCAAGATCAAGATTTACCCTTGCAGTCCAAGAAAATATCTGAGACACTCCTCCCACAGCTTGGACATACAACAGAAAGTACAGTGGTACCATCCACAAAAACACCAGAAGCTAATTTAGAGGTGAAAAAGTCTCCAGAAATCACCAAGAGTAAGCATAAAGCCATTGACAAAAGCACTTCTGAGGATTCTGATTCTCAACCACTTGCCAGGTCTTTTGTTCCACGAGACTACCAGCATTACCTGGGAATCACAGAAAACAGAAGCAAGCACATTTCTCCCCAAGTTAAAGAGCAGATAAGTGAATTAGTCTGCACCTCATTTCAGACAGGTAGCGTGAGGTGCTCTCCTGAGCAAGCTGACACTCCCCTAGACTCTGCAGAACTTTGTACCAGCAGAGGGAGCATGGGACTGCGACCTAGTGCACATGCTGGTGAAGAGGTCAATCCTGAGACCTTAATCAGAGTTGATTCCTTCTCTGGGGCAAGTGGGAACTGTGAGAACT CAGTCACTGAGGGGAGCCTAGTTCAGGAAGTGCTGAGACGGGCGGCCACTAGACCTGTATACCATAAAAGCCTCGAAGACATTACTGCAGTACCAA GACAAACTAGAAAAAGTAAACACGTGGATGACTTCATGCCTAGCAGCTACGCAC TCTCCAGCACTCCATCACCATCCTCATCTTCCTTCTCAGATAAGGAGCACTTGAGGAAAATCAGCAAATCTGTTCCTTCTTTCCTGGAGAATGAG AATGATGGAGATGTGAGTGACTCAGAGTGCAGCTCCCACAGTGGCAAGCACTGGAAGAACAGCAGCCCCCAAGCTAAACTTAACAGCAACTTGCGAACGTCCACAGTCTCTTCG ATGAGCGGGAGCATAATGAGCATTTCCAGTGCAGACTTTGCAAATGTTAACGTTCAAGGGACCATCCAGTTTTCAATCAACTATGTCCAGAAGTTGAGGGAGTTCCACATCTTTGTAGTTCAGTGCCAAAATCTGGCTGCAGTAGATGTGAAGAGGAATCGATCTGACCC GTATGTTAAAAGTTATCTTATACCTGACACCGCCCAtttgggaaaaagaaaaacatcagtgAAAAAGAAGACCTTGAACCCAACATATAATGAGATTCTAAGG TATAGAGTTCAAATGGATTACCTAAAAACCCAGATCCTTAACCTGTCTGTTTGGCACAATGACACATTTGGTCGCAACAGCTTCctgggagagacagagattgaACTTTTCAAGTGGGACTTTGGAAACCCTCGGATTAACTGCTTATCCCTCAAACCAAGG ACCAGGAGTAGCATTCTGCCCATAGATGATAGAGGCGAAATGAGACTGGCCGTACGGTTCTTACCTCACATCTCCCTCT CAAAATCAGTCCTAGGCTCAGGTGAAATTCACATCTGGGTCAGAGACTGCAAGAACCTTCCTCCGATCCGAGGTGTAACTATAAACCCATATGTGAAATG TTTTGTGCTGCCAGATACCAGCAAAAAGAGCTGCCAGAAGACACGGTTGTTAAAGAGGACAGCAAGTCCTGTGTTTAACCACACAATGGTGTATGATggattcaggacagaggacctGAAGGAGGCCTGTGTGGAGCTCACAGTGTGGGACCATGAACGACTGGCTGATCACCTGGTGGGAGGACTGAGACTTGGCCTGGGATCAG GGCAGAGTTATGGGGCAAACGTGGACTGGATGGACTCCACTGATAAGGAGGTGGCATTATGGCAAAGAATGATGGATTCGCCAAATGAGTGGGTGGAGGATGTGTTGCCTTTGAGAATGGTGATGACAgcaaaaaatacttaa